One Mixta gaviniae genomic window carries:
- the bamE gene encoding outer membrane protein assembly factor BamE, translating into MRCKTLTAAAVLLLMMTAGCSTLERVVYRPDINQGNYLTTTDVAKLRVGMTKQQVAYTLGTPMMSDPFGSNTWYYVFRQQPGHEKVSQQTLTLTFDSNSVLTNIDNKPNLSGNTNR; encoded by the coding sequence ATGCGCTGTAAAACGCTGACTGCTGCTGCAGTGTTACTTCTCATGATGACTGCTGGCTGTTCCACTCTGGAGCGCGTGGTTTATCGTCCTGATATCAATCAGGGTAACTATCTGACCACCACCGACGTTGCCAAGCTGCGCGTTGGCATGACGAAACAGCAGGTCGCTTACACGCTGGGTACGCCGATGATGAGCGATCCTTTCGGTAGCAACACCTGGTATTATGTTTTCCGCCAGCAGCCTGGCCATGAAAAAGTTTCCCAGCAGACGCTGACGCTCACGTTCGACAGCAACAGTGTGCTGACCAATATTGATAACAAACCGAATCTGAGCGGCAATACCAACCGTTAA
- a CDS encoding RnfH family protein, producing the protein MPDITVEVVYALPEKQYLRQVKLAQGSSVEQAIRASGLLELRHDIDLTQNKIGIYSRPVKLQDEVNEGDRVEIYRPLIADPKELRRQRAERSAKK; encoded by the coding sequence GTGCCTGATATTACGGTCGAAGTGGTTTATGCGCTGCCTGAAAAGCAGTACCTACGTCAGGTGAAACTGGCGCAAGGAAGCAGCGTTGAGCAGGCGATACGCGCCTCTGGCCTGTTGGAGCTACGCCACGATATCGATCTGACGCAGAATAAAATCGGTATCTATAGCCGACCGGTCAAACTGCAGGATGAGGTTAACGAAGGGGATAGGGTAGAGATCTACCGTCCGCTGATTGCCGATCCAAAAGAGCTACGTCGCCAGCGGGCGGAACGCTCGGCAAAAAAATAA
- a CDS encoding type II toxin-antitoxin system RatA family toxin, whose product MAQISRSALVPYSAEQMYQLVNDVDSYPEFLPGCTGSRVLSASGQEMTASVDVSKAGISKTFVTRNTLTDNQSIHMQLVDGPFRKLTGGWTFTSLGDDACKVELNLEFEFTNMLVELAFGRIFKELANSMVQAFTHRAKEVYRA is encoded by the coding sequence ATGGCCCAGATTAGCCGCTCCGCGCTTGTGCCTTACAGCGCTGAGCAAATGTACCAGTTAGTGAACGATGTCGATTCGTATCCGGAATTCCTGCCGGGCTGTACGGGGAGCCGCGTGCTATCCGCTTCCGGACAGGAGATGACCGCATCGGTTGATGTCTCTAAGGCTGGCATCAGCAAGACCTTCGTCACCCGGAATACGCTGACGGACAACCAGAGCATTCATATGCAGCTGGTCGATGGCCCGTTCCGTAAGTTAACCGGCGGCTGGACATTCACCTCGCTGGGCGATGATGCCTGTAAAGTAGAACTCAATCTTGAATTTGAGTTCACCAACATGCTGGTTGAGCTGGCGTTCGGGCGTATCTTTAAAGAGCTGGCGAACAGCATGGTGCAGGCGTTTACCCATCGCGCCAAAGAGGTTTACCGTGCCTGA
- the smpB gene encoding SsrA-binding protein SmpB, translating to MTKKKAHKPGSATIALNKRARHEYFIEEEFEAGLALQGWEVKSLRAGKANISDSYILLRDGEAYLFGATFQPLSVASSHVVCDPTRNRKLLLNQRELDSLYGRVNREGSTVIALSLYWKNAWCKLKIGVARGKKQHDKREDVKSREWQLDKARIMKNANR from the coding sequence ATGACAAAGAAAAAAGCACATAAACCCGGTTCTGCCACTATTGCCCTTAACAAACGCGCCCGCCATGAATACTTCATTGAAGAAGAGTTCGAAGCGGGACTGGCGCTACAAGGATGGGAAGTTAAATCACTGCGCGCCGGTAAGGCGAACATCAGCGATAGCTATATTCTGCTGCGCGATGGCGAAGCTTACCTGTTCGGCGCAACCTTTCAGCCGTTGTCGGTCGCTTCCAGCCACGTTGTCTGCGATCCTACACGCAACCGTAAACTGCTGCTGAACCAGCGCGAGCTGGACAGCCTGTACGGGCGCGTTAATCGCGAGGGCAGTACAGTAATTGCGCTGTCGCTCTACTGGAAAAACGCCTGGTGTAAACTGAAAATCGGCGTGGCGCGCGGTAAGAAGCAGCATGATAAGCGCGAAGATGTGAAGAGCCGCGAATGGCAGCTGGATAAAGCACGCATTATGAAGAATGCCAATCGCTAA